The proteins below are encoded in one region of Neisseria bacilliformis:
- a CDS encoding fumarylacetoacetate hydrolase family protein, whose amino-acid sequence MTAVSLEGRPVRANNIFCIGRNYAAHAAELGNAAPAAPLVFLKPNCALNTAPVVRLPPGADNVHYETELVLLIGRDTDALTPENAADAVAGYAVGLDLTERSWQKQAQAAGLPWTKGKGFRQAACVSDFVGAHALDTIRAHGFTLTLNGQIRQRGELRNMIFPVETLLCTLAADYGLQAGDLVFTGTPEGVGALSAGDVLELDLAGLVSARFEIAR is encoded by the coding sequence ATGACCGCCGTCTCCCTCGAAGGCCGCCCCGTGCGCGCCAACAACATCTTCTGCATCGGCCGCAACTACGCCGCCCACGCCGCCGAGCTGGGCAACGCCGCGCCCGCCGCCCCGCTGGTGTTTTTAAAACCCAATTGTGCCCTGAACACCGCCCCCGTCGTGCGCCTGCCCCCGGGCGCGGACAACGTGCATTACGAAACCGAGCTGGTGCTGCTCATCGGCCGCGACACCGACGCCCTCACCCCCGAAAACGCCGCGGACGCCGTGGCCGGATACGCCGTGGGGCTGGATCTCACCGAACGAAGCTGGCAGAAACAGGCGCAGGCGGCGGGTCTGCCGTGGACGAAGGGCAAAGGCTTCCGCCAAGCCGCCTGCGTGTCCGATTTCGTCGGCGCACACGCGCTGGACACCATCCGTGCACACGGCTTTACCCTGACCCTGAACGGGCAGATACGCCAGCGCGGGGAGCTGCGCAACATGATTTTCCCCGTCGAAACCCTGCTGTGCACCCTCGCGGCCGACTACGGCCTGCAAGCGGGCGACCTGGTGTTCACCGGCACCCCCGAAGGCGTGGGCGCGCTCTCGGCAGGCGACGTGCTGGAACTCGATCTGGCCGGACTGGTGTCGGCGCGTTTCGAGATTGCGCGGTAA
- the tsaB gene encoding tRNA (adenosine(37)-N6)-threonylcarbamoyltransferase complex dimerization subunit type 1 TsaB — protein MQPDFSRPVLAIDTATAHLSLALRAGGGLFARHTEAGSRQSALILPQIAELFAEAGVSAADLAAVVYAQGPGAFTGLRIGLGVAQGLAAPFATPLIGVPCLDAAAFLVRGRGVLAAADARMGEVFYAWFDTENCRRLSPYCVGKAAAIAPPEGVEFTHGSGNAFALNEPPPFPGSPAMPTAADYLALAQTGGYPACDAADASLLYVRDKIALTAAEQAAHKAGAA, from the coding sequence ATGCAGCCCGATTTTTCCCGCCCCGTCCTCGCCATCGACACCGCCACCGCCCATCTCTCGCTCGCCCTGCGCGCCGGCGGCGGCCTGTTTGCGCGGCACACCGAGGCGGGCAGCCGCCAAAGCGCGCTGATACTGCCGCAGATTGCCGAACTGTTCGCCGAAGCGGGCGTGTCGGCGGCAGACCTGGCCGCCGTCGTGTACGCGCAGGGGCCGGGCGCGTTCACCGGCCTGCGCATCGGCCTGGGCGTGGCGCAGGGGCTGGCCGCGCCGTTTGCCACGCCGCTTATCGGCGTGCCCTGCCTCGACGCGGCGGCCTTTCTCGTGCGCGGGCGCGGCGTGCTCGCGGCGGCCGACGCGCGCATGGGCGAAGTGTTTTACGCCTGGTTCGACACCGAAAACTGCCGCCGCCTCTCGCCCTACTGCGTCGGCAAAGCGGCCGCCATCGCCCCGCCCGAGGGCGTAGAATTCACCCACGGCAGCGGCAACGCCTTCGCCCTGAACGAGCCGCCGCCCTTTCCCGGCTCACCCGCCATGCCCACGGCGGCGGACTATCTGGCCTTGGCGCAAACGGGCGGCTACCCCGCCTGCGACGCCGCCGACGCGTCTTTATTGTATGTGCGCGACAAAATCGCCCTCACCGCCGCCGAGCAGGCCGCGCACAAAGCGGGGGCGGCATGA
- the rimI gene encoding ribosomal protein S18-alanine N-acetyltransferase, producing the protein MNIRPALAADCPALAALDAACNPSPWSAKQFQTALTARFCTVLLAEHETEHAPAAFIVWQTVAGESELHLVATAPAARRRGFADTLLRRWFADCAAQNAGRLFLEVRAGNTAAQSLYRKHGFTETARRHAYYPLPEGGREDALVMEKTC; encoded by the coding sequence ATGAACATCCGCCCCGCCCTCGCTGCCGACTGCCCCGCCCTCGCCGCCCTCGATGCCGCGTGCAATCCCTCGCCCTGGTCGGCCAAACAGTTTCAGACGGCCTTAACCGCCCGCTTTTGCACCGTGCTTTTGGCGGAACACGAAACGGAACACGCCCCCGCCGCCTTCATCGTCTGGCAGACTGTGGCCGGCGAATCCGAGCTGCACCTCGTCGCCACCGCCCCCGCCGCCCGCCGGCGCGGTTTCGCCGACACCCTGCTGCGCCGCTGGTTCGCCGACTGTGCCGCGCAAAACGCCGGCCGCCTGTTTTTGGAAGTGCGTGCGGGCAACACCGCCGCGCAAAGCCTCTACCGCAAACACGGCTTCACCGAAACCGCGCGGCGGCACGCCTACTACCCCCTGCCCGAAGGCGGGCGCGAAGACGCCCTTGTCATGGAGAAAACATGTTAA
- a CDS encoding uracil-DNA glycosylase family protein: MLSSRYLHLHQALGLGPMWLKRGAKILPAATPNPPADGLPANAAPAPERPSENERSGFGRDPNERGNEHGASAHSQNGHGGFSDGLNQAAQANAAPPAQTAPRGQARHSSAAENARAATMAAVGSSIGGYYKSRERDALRHTPPPKTPAPPAEADTPLSAAEHKAALAGRVAPARVLAVSICPAPEDLAAGHVFSGEDGALLGKMFAAAGLAENEVRRTSWLHSVEFTPAAARLEAAAARMQAERELCGAQAVVLLGRFAQEPQYAAAIERAFAGTPLFTLPHPARILRLPKLKTEAWEELKCLRDMLQAV; the protein is encoded by the coding sequence ATGTTAAGCAGCCGCTACCTGCACCTGCACCAAGCCCTCGGCCTCGGCCCGATGTGGCTCAAACGCGGCGCGAAAATCCTGCCCGCCGCCACACCAAACCCGCCCGCCGACGGCCTGCCCGCCAACGCCGCCCCTGCCCCCGAAAGGCCGTCTGAAAACGAGCGCAGCGGGTTCGGGCGCGACCCAAACGAGCGCGGCAACGAACACGGCGCGTCTGCACACAGCCAAAACGGACACGGCGGGTTTTCAGACGGCCTCAACCAAGCCGCACAGGCAAACGCCGCCCCGCCCGCCCAAACCGCCCCGCGCGGCCAAGCCCGCCACAGCTCCGCCGCCGAAAACGCCCGCGCTGCCACCATGGCCGCCGTCGGCAGCAGCATCGGCGGCTACTACAAAAGCCGCGAACGCGACGCGCTGCGCCACACCCCGCCGCCCAAAACCCCCGCCCCCCCCGCCGAAGCCGACACCCCCCTATCCGCCGCCGAACACAAAGCCGCCCTCGCCGGCCGCGTCGCCCCCGCCCGCGTGCTGGCCGTCAGCATCTGCCCCGCGCCCGAAGACCTCGCCGCCGGACACGTGTTCAGCGGCGAAGATGGCGCGCTGCTCGGCAAAATGTTCGCCGCCGCCGGCCTCGCCGAAAACGAAGTGCGCCGCACCAGCTGGCTGCACAGCGTGGAATTCACCCCCGCCGCCGCCCGGCTCGAAGCCGCCGCCGCGCGGATGCAGGCCGAGCGCGAACTGTGCGGCGCACAGGCCGTCGTCCTGCTCGGCCGCTTCGCCCAAGAGCCGCAATACGCCGCCGCCATCGAACGCGCCTTCGCGGGCACCCCCCTGTTCACCCTCCCCCACCCCGCCCGCATCTTGCGCCTGCCCAAACTCAAAACCGAAGCCTGGGAAGAACTCAAATGCCTGCGCGACATGTTGCAGGCCGTCTGA
- the gap gene encoding type I glyceraldehyde-3-phosphate dehydrogenase: MGIKVAINGYGRIGRQALRAIYDYNLHDQLEIVAVNASGGIETNAHLTKFDTIHGRFAAEVSHDDKHLIINGKKIPFFSTRNPAELPWRELGVDLVLECTGAFTSKAKAQVHLDSGAKKVLVSAPGGDDVDATVVYGVNDEVLTPAMTVVSNASCTTNCLAPVAKILSENIGIVKGAMTTIHALTNDQTVTDVRHKDLRRARSGVENMIPTKTGAAKAVGLVLPELKGKLDGLAIRVPTVNVSLVDLTFEAARATSADEINGLMQAAAETGRLKGVLGYNALPLVSTDFNHTTVAGTFDGTIAKVVDGNMVKVFAWYDNEWGFTCQMLRTALRMFGREVRPFA, encoded by the coding sequence ATGGGCATCAAAGTTGCCATCAACGGCTACGGCCGCATCGGCCGCCAGGCATTGCGCGCCATCTACGACTACAACCTGCATGACCAACTCGAAATCGTCGCCGTCAACGCCAGCGGCGGCATCGAAACCAACGCCCACCTCACCAAATTCGACACCATCCACGGCCGCTTCGCCGCCGAAGTCTCCCACGACGACAAACACCTGATTATCAACGGCAAAAAAATCCCCTTCTTCTCCACCCGCAACCCCGCCGAGCTGCCCTGGCGCGAATTGGGCGTCGATTTAGTGCTCGAATGCACCGGCGCATTTACCAGCAAAGCCAAAGCCCAAGTCCACCTCGACAGCGGCGCGAAAAAAGTGCTGGTTTCCGCCCCCGGCGGCGACGACGTTGACGCCACCGTCGTTTACGGCGTGAACGACGAAGTGCTCACCCCCGCCATGACCGTCGTTTCCAACGCCTCCTGCACCACCAACTGCCTCGCCCCCGTTGCCAAAATCCTCAGCGAAAACATCGGCATCGTCAAAGGTGCGATGACCACCATCCACGCCCTCACCAACGACCAAACCGTAACCGACGTGCGCCATAAAGACCTGCGCCGCGCCCGCAGCGGCGTGGAAAACATGATTCCCACCAAAACCGGCGCGGCCAAAGCCGTCGGCCTCGTGCTGCCCGAACTCAAAGGCAAGCTCGACGGCCTCGCCATCCGCGTGCCCACCGTCAACGTCTCCCTCGTCGACCTGACCTTTGAAGCCGCGCGCGCCACCAGTGCCGACGAAATCAACGGCCTGATGCAGGCCGCCGCCGAAACAGGCCGTCTGAAAGGCGTGCTCGGCTACAACGCCCTGCCCTTGGTCTCCACCGATTTCAACCACACCACCGTCGCCGGCACCTTCGACGGCACGATTGCCAAAGTCGTGGACGGCAACATGGTCAAAGTGTTCGCCTGGTACGACAACGAATGGGGCTTCACCTGCCAAATGCTGCGCACCGCCCTGCGCATGTTTGGCCGGGAAGTCCGCCCCTTCGCCTGA
- the aspA gene encoding aspartate ammonia-lyase — protein sequence MSTRTESDLLGERQIPADAYWGIHTLRAVENFNISNQTISDIPEFVRGMVMVKQAAARANRELGVLSAEVAQAIDQACEEVLRKGRCLDQFPSDVYQGGAGTSVNMNTNEVIANLALEILGHPKGSYGVIDPMDHVNASQSTNDAYPTGFRLAVYNSIAVLLEKTGRLKNAFERKAAEFKDVLKMGRTQLQDAVPMSLGQEFAAFAVLLEEENANLQRNAALLLEVNLGATAIGTGVNTPAGYAPLAVKKLAEISGLPCTPSANLIEATSDCGAYISMHAALKRLAVKLSKICNDLRLLSSGPRAGLNEINLPEMQAGSSIMPAKVNPVIPEVVNQVCFKVIGNDTAVTFAAEAGQLQLNVMEPVIGQALFESIAILGNACTNLADKCIDGITANRETCAGYVLNSIGIVTYLNPFIGHHNGDKVGRICAQTGKSVREVVLELGLLDAKQLDDILSPENLMNPQYKAAKIA from the coding sequence ATGTCCACCCGCACCGAATCCGACCTTCTCGGCGAACGTCAAATCCCCGCCGACGCCTACTGGGGCATCCACACCCTGCGCGCCGTAGAAAACTTCAACATTTCCAATCAAACCATTTCCGACATCCCCGAATTCGTGCGCGGCATGGTAATGGTGAAACAGGCCGCCGCCCGCGCCAACCGCGAGCTGGGCGTACTCTCCGCCGAAGTGGCGCAGGCCATCGACCAGGCCTGCGAAGAAGTGCTGCGCAAAGGCCGCTGCCTCGACCAGTTTCCCTCCGACGTATACCAGGGAGGCGCGGGCACTTCCGTCAACATGAACACCAACGAAGTCATCGCCAACCTCGCCCTCGAAATTCTCGGCCACCCCAAAGGCAGCTACGGCGTCATCGACCCGATGGACCACGTCAACGCCAGCCAGTCCACCAACGACGCCTACCCCACCGGCTTCCGTCTGGCCGTGTACAACAGCATCGCCGTCCTGCTGGAAAAAACAGGCCGTCTGAAAAACGCCTTCGAGCGCAAAGCCGCAGAATTCAAAGACGTGCTCAAAATGGGACGCACCCAGTTGCAGGACGCCGTACCCATGTCGCTCGGCCAGGAATTCGCCGCCTTTGCCGTGCTGCTGGAAGAAGAAAACGCCAACCTGCAACGCAACGCCGCCCTGCTTTTGGAAGTCAACCTCGGCGCCACCGCCATCGGCACCGGCGTGAACACCCCGGCCGGCTACGCCCCGCTGGCGGTGAAAAAACTGGCCGAAATCAGCGGCCTGCCCTGCACGCCCTCGGCCAACCTCATCGAAGCCACCTCCGACTGCGGCGCATACATCAGCATGCACGCCGCCCTCAAACGCCTTGCCGTCAAACTCTCCAAAATCTGCAACGACCTGCGCCTGCTCTCCTCCGGCCCCCGCGCCGGCCTGAACGAAATCAACCTGCCCGAAATGCAGGCCGGCTCGTCCATCATGCCCGCCAAAGTCAACCCCGTGATACCCGAAGTGGTCAACCAGGTCTGCTTCAAAGTCATCGGCAACGACACCGCCGTTACCTTTGCCGCCGAAGCCGGACAATTGCAGCTCAACGTGATGGAACCCGTCATCGGCCAGGCCCTGTTCGAGAGCATCGCCATCCTCGGCAACGCCTGCACCAACCTTGCCGACAAATGCATAGACGGCATCACCGCCAACCGCGAAACCTGCGCCGGCTACGTCCTCAACTCCATCGGCATCGTAACCTACCTCAACCCCTTCATCGGCCACCACAACGGCGACAAAGTCGGCAGAATCTGCGCCCAAACCGGCAAAAGCGTGCGCGAAGTGGTTTTGGAACTCGGCCTGCTCGACGCCAAACAGCTCGACGACATCCTCTCGCCGGAAAACCTGATGAACCCGCAATACAAAGCGGCGAAAATCGCCTAA
- a CDS encoding acyl carrier protein, translating into MSEAEIRALLANTLVHLFEIEPERIQPETNLYEDLEIDSIDAIDLIDRIKRETGRKLNAEDFRNVRTVDDVVQAVLKVQAADGGAQAQ; encoded by the coding sequence CTGAGCGAAGCCGAAATCCGCGCCCTGCTCGCCAACACGCTGGTTCATTTGTTTGAGATTGAGCCCGAGCGTATCCAGCCCGAAACCAATCTTTACGAAGACTTGGAAATTGACAGCATCGACGCGATTGATTTGATTGACCGCATCAAACGCGAAACGGGGCGCAAACTCAACGCCGAAGACTTCCGCAACGTGCGCACCGTAGATGATGTGGTGCAGGCGGTGTTGAAAGTTCAGGCTGCTGATGGCGGCGCACAGGCGCAGTAA
- a CDS encoding phosphopantetheine-binding protein produces the protein MNDLEHQIKQLIIDSLALEDITPADIGSEDALFGDDGLGLDSVDALELGLAVQKAFGFQLDGEKDNLRDNFANVKTLAEFVKSRQAQA, from the coding sequence ATGAACGACTTAGAACACCAAATCAAACAACTCATCATCGACAGCCTCGCGCTGGAAGACATTACCCCCGCCGACATCGGCAGCGAAGACGCGCTGTTCGGCGACGACGGCTTGGGGCTGGATTCCGTGGACGCGCTGGAACTCGGTTTGGCGGTGCAAAAAGCCTTCGGCTTCCAGCTTGACGGCGAAAAAGACAACCTGCGCGACAACTTCGCCAACGTCAAAACGCTGGCGGAATTTGTCAAAAGCCGTCAGGCACAGGCATAA
- a CDS encoding lysophospholipid acyltransferase family protein: MSRLDYCRRFFATMLGFILFGVAGVLFKIALLPYTLKSTRGDVPRQLAARRMIGRVWRFFVGYLQWSGVLSVTFHGAEKLGRGGQLILANHPSLLDVVLLVSHAPDPNVLVKKDLVRNPSMSSQIRAAGYIPNDESMEMLEEIEAVFQSGQSLLIFPEGTRTGWDGQVKMHRGAVSIGLRSAKVITPVVIKMNPPNFKKGQPWYKIPPRKIHYEITVGDDINPQDWLAEKPLPIAARRLNEYLQDYFTRKTT; encoded by the coding sequence ATGAGCCGTTTGGATTACTGCCGCCGTTTTTTCGCCACCATGCTGGGCTTCATCCTGTTCGGCGTGGCGGGCGTGCTGTTCAAAATCGCCCTGTTGCCCTACACGCTCAAATCCACCCGTGGCGACGTGCCGCGCCAGCTTGCCGCCCGCCGCATGATTGGGCGCGTGTGGCGGTTTTTTGTCGGCTATCTGCAATGGTCGGGCGTGTTGTCGGTAACCTTCCACGGCGCAGAAAAACTCGGGCGCGGCGGGCAGTTGATTCTTGCCAATCACCCGTCTTTATTAGATGTGGTGCTGCTGGTGAGCCACGCGCCTGACCCAAACGTGCTGGTGAAAAAAGACTTGGTGCGCAACCCCAGCATGAGCAGCCAAATCCGCGCCGCAGGCTATATCCCCAACGACGAAAGCATGGAAATGCTGGAAGAAATCGAAGCCGTGTTCCAAAGCGGACAAAGCCTGCTGATTTTCCCCGAAGGCACGCGCACGGGCTGGGACGGGCAGGTCAAAATGCACCGTGGCGCGGTATCCATCGGCTTGCGCAGCGCCAAAGTGATTACGCCCGTGGTCATCAAAATGAACCCGCCCAACTTCAAAAAAGGGCAGCCGTGGTACAAAATCCCGCCGCGCAAAATCCATTACGAAATCACCGTCGGCGACGACATCAACCCGCAAGACTGGCTCGCCGAAAAACCCTTACCCATCGCCGCCAGACGGCTCAACGAATACCTGCAAGACTATTTCACAAGGAAAACCACATGA
- a CDS encoding beta-ketoacyl synthase chain length factor — MTTTACTFSFNIAAWHAASNRLASTEQWREWAQGRLNADSLPEHKPALSFLPAMQRRRLGAAARLVCEAAWDLAERFSGCPLVYASHDGEINRSFELWPELLKTHTVSPTSFGLSVHNALAGQWAIQRGEMQENTALATGADGLETALAEAVSLFSDGIERVLLVVADDPLKTEYAVAAERAPFAYALAMVIERGDAFSLTLETDDSARQPESYFGALDWIRFLLSGSLKHTRQYPNRRWLWEKRA, encoded by the coding sequence ATGACAACCACCGCCTGCACTTTTTCATTCAACATCGCCGCATGGCACGCCGCTTCCAACCGCCTTGCCAGCACAGAACAATGGCGCGAGTGGGCGCAAGGTCGTCTGAACGCCGACAGCCTGCCCGAACACAAGCCCGCGCTCTCGTTTCTGCCTGCCATGCAGCGGCGGCGTTTGGGCGCGGCGGCGCGGTTGGTGTGCGAAGCGGCTTGGGATTTGGCGGAGCGGTTTTCAGGCTGCCCTTTGGTTTACGCTTCGCACGACGGCGAGATTAACCGCAGCTTTGAATTGTGGCCCGAGCTGTTGAAAACGCACACCGTGTCGCCCACTTCGTTCGGTTTGTCGGTGCACAACGCGCTGGCGGGGCAGTGGGCAATCCAGCGCGGCGAAATGCAGGAAAATACCGCGCTGGCAACGGGCGCGGACGGCTTGGAAACGGCCTTGGCGGAAGCCGTGTCGCTGTTTTCAGACGGCATCGAGCGCGTGTTGCTGGTGGTGGCGGACGATCCGTTGAAAACTGAATACGCCGTTGCCGCCGAGCGCGCGCCGTTTGCCTACGCGCTGGCGATGGTCATCGAACGCGGCGACGCTTTCAGCCTGACGTTGGAAACGGACGACAGCGCAAGGCAGCCTGAAAGTTACTTCGGCGCGCTGGACTGGATACGCTTTCTGCTTTCAGGCAGCCTGAAACACACGCGGCAATATCCAAACCGCCGCTGGCTGTGGGAAAAACGCGCATGA
- a CDS encoding DUF4145 domain-containing protein: MKKEWFERELKTQIQNPIKVHCKQCNRKTLHTIHASYEEDYHQIDTPFFSFDGHTNYQIIQCNGCEFISFREESWNSEDYEHYTEEDGSTNVRCSVTEKFFPNYISGSRFQDGELFHLPDTCRHLYLEIESALANQHVLLVAIGLRALMEAICEYEQQCGNIIFGKRDHLFQKIGKILEQGLLPKGSKDILHSIKDMGNSSAHEAKRQNIEHLKLAFGVLESLLRTLYIHTKQFNEIKQDSDDAKQGKHKR, from the coding sequence ATGAAAAAAGAATGGTTTGAGCGAGAGTTAAAAACACAGATTCAAAATCCTATTAAAGTTCATTGTAAACAGTGCAATAGGAAAACTTTGCATACCATACACGCAAGCTACGAGGAAGATTATCATCAGATAGATACACCATTCTTTTCATTTGATGGACACACTAACTATCAAATTATCCAATGTAATGGCTGTGAATTTATTAGTTTTAGAGAAGAATCTTGGAATAGTGAAGATTATGAGCATTACACAGAAGAAGATGGTTCTACAAATGTGCGATGTAGCGTAACGGAGAAATTTTTTCCTAACTATATTAGCGGTAGCCGTTTTCAAGATGGCGAGTTGTTCCATTTACCAGATACGTGCCGACATCTTTATCTTGAAATAGAATCTGCCCTTGCTAATCAACATGTATTATTAGTTGCTATTGGGTTAAGAGCTTTAATGGAGGCTATCTGCGAATATGAACAGCAATGCGGAAATATAATTTTTGGGAAAAGAGATCATTTATTTCAAAAAATTGGGAAAATACTTGAACAAGGACTGCTACCGAAAGGGTCAAAAGATATTCTTCATAGTATAAAAGACATGGGAAACAGTTCTGCTCATGAAGCTAAGAGACAAAATATTGAACACTTAAAATTGGCTTTTGGTGTCTTAGAGTCTCTGCTACGAACACTATATATTCATACAAAGCAATTTAATGAAATTAAGCAAGATTCCGATGATGCTAAGCAAGGTAAACACAAAAGGTAA
- the fabG gene encoding 3-oxoacyl-ACP reductase FabG gives MNKTILITGSNRGIGKAVALALAADGYDIAVHCRSRRDEAEAVAAQIRALSRQARVLQFDVSDRAACRDILTADVEANGAYYGVVLNAGLTRDAAFPAFSDDDWDSVLRTNLDGFYNVLHPVIMPMIRRRQDGRIVCMASVSGITGNRGQVNYSASKAGIIGAAKALAVELAKRKITVNCVAPGLIDTEIVDENVPVDEILKAVPAARMGTPEEVAHAVRFLMDEKAAYITRQVIAVNGGLC, from the coding sequence ATGAACAAAACCATCCTAATCACAGGCTCAAACCGAGGCATCGGCAAAGCCGTCGCGCTTGCCCTTGCCGCCGACGGCTACGACATCGCCGTGCACTGTCGCAGCCGCCGCGACGAAGCCGAAGCGGTTGCCGCGCAAATCCGTGCGCTGAGCAGGCAGGCGCGGGTGTTACAGTTTGACGTGTCCGACCGCGCCGCCTGCCGCGACATATTAACCGCCGATGTGGAAGCAAACGGCGCGTATTACGGCGTGGTGTTAAACGCAGGTTTGACGCGCGATGCCGCTTTTCCCGCGTTTTCAGACGACGATTGGGACAGCGTGTTGCGCACCAATCTCGACGGTTTTTACAACGTGCTGCACCCCGTTATCATGCCGATGATACGCCGCCGCCAAGACGGGCGGATTGTGTGCATGGCTTCGGTGTCGGGCATCACGGGCAACCGCGGGCAGGTGAATTACAGCGCGTCCAAAGCGGGTATCATCGGTGCGGCAAAGGCGTTGGCGGTGGAATTGGCAAAGCGCAAAATCACGGTGAACTGCGTTGCCCCCGGCTTGATTGACACGGAAATCGTCGATGAAAACGTGCCTGTGGACGAGATTTTGAAAGCCGTGCCCGCCGCGCGCATGGGCACACCCGAAGAAGTCGCCCACGCGGTGCGTTTTCTGATGGACGAAAAAGCGGCGTATATCACGCGCCAAGTGATTGCGGTGAACGGGGGATTGTGTTAA
- a CDS encoding beta-ketoacyl-ACP synthase encodes METKRVVITGIGGITAFGRDWQSIQAAFRAEKNAVRYMDWRERFPELEAQLGAPLPDYTPPAHWTRKQLRSMGRVSQLCVDAAEQALQNAGLLGDETIKNGKMGVACGSSTGSTKDIGDLGELLLTGTSRNFNANTYVRMMPHTTAANVGIFFGLTGRIIPTSSACSSGSQAIGYAYEAIKYGLIDTMLAGGGEEFCPSEVYVFDSLYAASRRNGEPERTPRPYDAGRDGLVIGEGAGMMVLESLEHARARSAKIYAEIIGYGANSDGSHVTQPQKDTMQKCMELALKDAGIRAEQVGYVSGHGTATEKGDIAETLATEAVFGFVPMSSQKSYLGHTLGACGALEAWFAVEMMNGGWFAPTVNLDNIDPRCGRVDYIKSGGREIETNYVVSNNFAFGGVNTSLVLKRWRGA; translated from the coding sequence ATGGAAACCAAGCGCGTTGTGATTACCGGCATCGGCGGCATTACCGCGTTCGGGCGCGACTGGCAGAGTATTCAGGCTGCCTTTCGCGCCGAAAAAAACGCCGTGCGGTATATGGACTGGCGCGAGCGTTTCCCCGAATTGGAAGCGCAGCTCGGCGCACCGCTGCCCGACTACACCCCGCCCGCGCATTGGACGCGCAAGCAGCTTCGCAGCATGGGGCGCGTATCGCAGCTTTGTGTGGACGCGGCGGAACAAGCCCTGCAAAACGCGGGTTTACTCGGCGACGAAACGATTAAAAACGGCAAAATGGGCGTGGCGTGCGGCTCGTCAACGGGCAGCACCAAAGACATCGGCGACTTGGGCGAACTGCTGCTCACCGGCACGTCGCGCAATTTCAACGCCAACACCTATGTGCGCATGATGCCGCACACCACCGCCGCCAATGTCGGCATCTTTTTCGGGCTGACGGGGCGGATTATCCCTACGTCCAGCGCGTGTTCATCGGGCAGCCAAGCCATCGGCTACGCCTACGAAGCCATCAAATACGGGCTGATTGACACCATGCTCGCGGGCGGCGGCGAAGAGTTCTGCCCCTCGGAAGTGTATGTGTTTGACTCGCTCTACGCCGCCAGCCGCCGCAACGGCGAACCCGAGCGCACCCCGCGCCCCTATGACGCAGGGCGCGACGGCTTAGTGATTGGCGAAGGCGCAGGCATGATGGTATTGGAATCACTGGAACACGCGAGGGCGCGCAGTGCCAAAATCTACGCCGAAATCATCGGCTACGGCGCAAACAGCGACGGCAGCCACGTTACCCAGCCGCAAAAAGACACCATGCAAAAATGCATGGAACTCGCCCTCAAAGACGCAGGCATCCGCGCCGAACAGGTCGGCTATGTGAGCGGGCACGGCACGGCCACCGAAAAAGGCGACATCGCCGAAACGCTTGCCACCGAAGCCGTGTTCGGCTTTGTGCCCATGAGTTCGCAAAAAAGCTATTTGGGACACACGCTGGGCGCGTGCGGCGCGCTGGAAGCCTGGTTCGCCGTTGAAATGATGAATGGCGGCTGGTTCGCGCCAACCGTGAATCTGGACAACATCGACCCGCGCTGCGGCAGGGTGGACTACATCAAAAGCGGCGGGCGCGAGATTGAAACGAATTATGTGGTCAGCAATAATTTCGCGTTTGGCGGGGTGAATACTTCGCTGGTGTTGAAAAGATGGCGGGGGGCGTAG